In one Pseudodesulfovibrio tunisiensis genomic region, the following are encoded:
- a CDS encoding chemotaxis protein yields MTSTGILLESGTNELEIVEFYLDETREDGSGYRGYFGINVAKVLEIIRQPELTDMPDTSHPAVLGAFNLRDEIIPLIDLAKWLGKKRSDSDVLKVIVTEFNRTKSAFLVSGVTRIHRINWKQVEAPTKYVSSLTVNSITGVVRFGSRIVFILDMEKICVDLNPALEPTETAPEALTTEVSNRHVKVVVADDSSMARRMIAHILEKAGYTVHSVENGEQAWSYLQAQSRKCLEFGDALSDHVDAVVSDIEMPVMDGHTLTRRIKEDAMLRNLPVVLCSSIITDTLHHKGISVGADAQISKAELNELAETVFRLVKDTEQLRDEPHR; encoded by the coding sequence ATGACCAGCACCGGCATCCTGCTCGAATCCGGTACCAACGAGCTGGAAATCGTGGAATTCTATCTTGACGAAACCCGTGAGGACGGGTCCGGCTATCGCGGCTATTTCGGCATCAACGTGGCCAAGGTTCTGGAAATCATCCGGCAGCCCGAGCTCACGGACATGCCGGACACGTCCCATCCGGCCGTACTCGGCGCCTTCAACCTGCGCGACGAGATCATTCCGCTGATCGATCTCGCCAAATGGCTGGGCAAGAAGCGCTCCGACTCGGATGTGCTCAAGGTCATTGTCACGGAATTCAACCGTACCAAGAGTGCATTTCTCGTGTCCGGGGTCACCCGCATCCACCGCATCAACTGGAAACAGGTCGAAGCCCCGACCAAATACGTGTCCTCGCTGACCGTGAATTCCATCACCGGCGTGGTCAGATTCGGTTCGCGCATCGTGTTCATTCTGGACATGGAAAAAATCTGCGTGGACCTCAACCCGGCGCTTGAGCCGACCGAAACCGCGCCCGAGGCACTGACCACGGAAGTTTCCAACCGCCATGTCAAGGTGGTAGTGGCCGACGACTCCAGCATGGCGCGCAGAATGATCGCCCACATTCTGGAAAAGGCGGGGTATACGGTCCACAGCGTGGAGAACGGGGAGCAGGCATGGAGCTACCTTCAGGCCCAGAGCCGGAAATGTCTGGAATTCGGAGACGCGCTGAGCGACCATGTGGACGCGGTGGTGTCGGACATCGAAATGCCGGTCATGGATGGGCATACCCTGACGCGCCGGATCAAGGAAGACGCCATGCTCAGGAATCTGCCCGTGGTGCTCTGCTCCTCCATCATCACGGACACGCTCCACCACAAGGGCATTTCCGTGGGTGCGGATGCGCAGATATCCAAGGCGGAGCTCAATGAACTGGCCGAAACGGTTTTTCGGCTGGTGAAAGACACGGAACAATTGCGGGACGAACCACACCGATGA